One Edaphobacter flagellatus genomic region harbors:
- a CDS encoding endonuclease MutS2: MVPFAACRDNIGADNDTSAAPLRAITIIDVPQAIPAAPVPAPLAEFSSAALEWPRLRDYIATRTWSPLGRAWIQSLEPSADLAWIAAQHQCTQEMRTLYASGGSFDFHGLFDPTTLLEKARIEGSALEALEILSLVTVVERIAAWRKLIVPQSGAQPRDWPGIAALSIPIRDSDLAPLLHRLAGKIEPDGSLSDDASPELRRIRRAIDQQHRAIEESLRRALNRLSAEGSTQDAVITIRGDRFVIPVRAEFKRKVPGVVHGSSSSGQTVFVEPLDTIEQNNELVRLLDEEQSEIHRILVAMTRALAADAPAILSGATILAEIESHAARARFAIDLRCTSPNFTGTPIEENTESTSPYTGVIPSERSESRTGVPSELARWGESNHRISPAGHEIQAPHLSLTNARHPLLELRMIAEARAIGEEAKSPIPLTVALTNEARQLIISGPNTGGKTVSLKTIGLLALMAQAGVPVPADEAAFPLFTNIFADIGDAQSIERNLSSFSAHVVNLDRISRDADSSSLVLLDELGSATDPEEGAALAVAVSQHFLHARVWSCITTHLTSLKVYAANNPGVLNAAVGFDQETLTPTYQLRLGVPGASAGLNIASRLGLSPAIIAAARAQLSTQTADIAAFLDRLHQQLAAVIEERETLKLREQELQRERIRLDLEGRAEIKARTRELEKKLESLINDFEYQLRESVKAIDDKAIAKKIQRDSATTLARARREFGQQFKSTVVAHMTGADKNDPNAQPHIVKGADVGDLVKLKSLGRQGRVERIVERTPAGDAKTYEVAIGPMKMKISIDDIAEVEKVKVVTPLEAARKRGGVTISTAEDPDYMPSEINVIGRTADEAHDEVARFLDRAFLAGLPRIRIVHGTGMGILRRTLRDYLRSHPHVANVTEPPQNQGGQGATEVELRQ, from the coding sequence ATGGTTCCATTCGCAGCGTGCCGCGATAACATCGGCGCGGATAACGATACCAGCGCAGCGCCTCTCCGGGCGATTACGATAATAGACGTGCCCCAAGCCATTCCAGCCGCGCCTGTTCCTGCCCCGCTCGCCGAATTCTCCTCTGCTGCGTTAGAGTGGCCGCGCCTGCGCGACTACATCGCCACGCGCACCTGGAGCCCTCTCGGCCGCGCATGGATTCAGTCACTTGAACCCTCCGCCGACCTCGCCTGGATCGCCGCGCAACACCAGTGCACGCAAGAGATGCGCACCCTCTACGCCTCCGGCGGCAGCTTCGACTTCCACGGCCTCTTCGATCCCACCACGCTGCTCGAAAAAGCCCGCATCGAAGGCTCCGCGCTCGAAGCGCTCGAAATCCTCTCGCTCGTCACCGTCGTCGAACGTATCGCCGCCTGGCGCAAGCTCATCGTGCCGCAGTCTGGCGCGCAGCCGCGCGACTGGCCCGGCATCGCCGCACTCTCCATCCCCATCCGCGATTCCGACCTCGCACCACTGCTCCATCGCCTCGCCGGAAAGATCGAGCCCGACGGCTCACTCTCCGACGATGCCTCGCCCGAGCTGCGCCGCATCCGCCGCGCCATCGACCAGCAACATCGCGCCATCGAAGAGAGCCTGCGCCGCGCCCTCAACCGGCTCTCCGCCGAGGGCAGCACGCAGGACGCCGTCATCACCATCCGCGGCGACCGCTTCGTCATCCCCGTACGCGCCGAATTCAAGCGCAAGGTCCCCGGCGTCGTCCACGGTTCGTCGTCATCCGGTCAGACCGTCTTCGTCGAACCGCTCGACACCATCGAGCAGAACAACGAGCTCGTCCGCCTGCTCGACGAAGAGCAGTCCGAAATTCACCGCATCCTCGTCGCCATGACGCGTGCCCTCGCCGCCGACGCGCCCGCCATTCTCTCCGGCGCCACGATTCTCGCCGAGATCGAATCCCACGCCGCACGCGCACGCTTCGCCATCGACCTCCGCTGCACCAGCCCCAACTTCACCGGCACACCAATTGAAGAAAACACCGAAAGCACTTCTCCCTATACGGGTGTCATTCCGAGCGAGCGTAGCGAGTCGAGGACCGGGGTCCCCAGCGAGCTTGCTCGTTGGGGTGAAAGCAACCACCGCATTTCGCCTGCCGGCCACGAAATTCAGGCACCGCACCTCTCCCTCACCAACGCGCGCCACCCGCTGCTCGAACTCCGCATGATCGCCGAGGCACGCGCCATAGGCGAAGAAGCAAAGTCGCCCATACCGCTCACTGTCGCGCTCACTAATGAAGCGCGCCAACTTATCATCAGCGGCCCCAACACCGGCGGCAAAACCGTCTCGCTCAAAACCATCGGCCTGCTCGCGCTCATGGCGCAGGCGGGAGTCCCCGTTCCCGCCGACGAAGCCGCCTTTCCGCTCTTCACCAACATCTTCGCCGACATCGGCGACGCGCAGTCCATCGAGCGCAACCTCTCCAGCTTCTCCGCGCACGTCGTCAACCTCGACCGCATCTCGCGCGACGCCGACTCCTCCTCGCTCGTGTTGCTCGACGAGCTCGGCTCCGCCACCGACCCCGAAGAAGGCGCAGCGCTCGCCGTCGCCGTCTCCCAGCACTTCCTCCATGCAAGAGTGTGGAGCTGTATCACCACGCACCTCACCTCGCTCAAGGTCTACGCCGCCAACAACCCCGGCGTGCTCAACGCCGCCGTTGGCTTCGATCAGGAAACACTCACGCCCACCTACCAGCTGCGCCTTGGCGTCCCCGGAGCCTCCGCCGGACTCAACATCGCCTCGCGCCTCGGCCTCTCACCCGCCATCATCGCCGCCGCACGCGCCCAGCTCTCCACGCAGACCGCCGATATCGCCGCCTTCCTCGATCGCCTCCATCAACAGCTCGCCGCCGTCATCGAAGAACGCGAAACTCTCAAGCTGCGCGAGCAGGAGCTGCAGCGCGAACGCATTCGCCTCGATCTCGAAGGACGCGCCGAAATCAAAGCACGCACCCGCGAGCTCGAGAAGAAACTCGAATCCCTCATCAACGACTTCGAGTACCAGCTCCGCGAAAGCGTCAAAGCCATCGACGACAAGGCCATCGCCAAAAAAATTCAGCGCGATTCCGCTACTACGCTCGCCCGCGCGCGCCGCGAATTCGGCCAGCAATTCAAATCCACCGTCGTCGCACACATGACCGGCGCCGACAAGAACGACCCCAATGCGCAGCCACACATCGTCAAAGGTGCCGACGTCGGCGATCTCGTCAAACTCAAATCGCTCGGTCGCCAGGGACGCGTCGAACGCATCGTCGAGCGCACCCCTGCAGGCGACGCCAAGACCTACGAAGTCGCCATAGGACCGATGAAGATGAAGATCTCCATCGACGACATCGCCGAAGTCGAAAAAGTAAAAGTCGTCACACCGTTAGAGGCCGCACGCAAACGCGGCGGCGTCACCATCTCCACCGCCGAAGATCCCGACTACATGCCCAGCGAGATCAACGTCATCGGCCGCACTGCCGACGAAGCCCACGACGAAGTCGCCCGCTTCCTCGACCGCGCCTTCCTCGCCGGCCTCCCACGCATCCGCATCGTGCACGGCACCGGCATGGGCATCCTGCGCCGCACCCTGCGCGACTACCTCCGCTCGCACCCGCACGTCGCCAACGTCACCGAACCGCCACAAAACCAGGGCGGACAAGGCGCCACCGAGGTCGAGCTGCGCCAATAG
- a CDS encoding TonB-dependent receptor, translating to MRKLAIYCFAFALLLAPNSPLFAQTVDTAILGSVTDPQGSVIPNATVVVHANATGQEKTVKTSDDGQYRVQYLVPGIYTVTVNATGFASATRSGIQLALSQQVHLDVAMSLSGTQQTVDVSATMPLLQSENASLGTTVDTNRTVNLPLNGRKFNDLAVLTPGVRVTNPDNHSSSTDGSSIASNSGRADWGAVQVDGIVMTNTRSAYVNNYPSVDAIEEFRVQTGNFSAEYGFSAGTNVNVQLKSGTNQLHGSAFEFIRNDAVDARNYFVTAPAKKNVLKQNQFGATLGGPIYRNKTFFFGSYEGLRSIAEVPSLANVLTVAQRNGDFSSYDGTLTNPYTGGTYTNNQIPVNAVSKNIIDQYMPLPNGSFSGGYNYSGSSIGNQSNNQFIGRIDHKFSDRDSLFIHYIYSKRNFPNTDVNRNFRYTGTYPMHNAALQYLHVFSPALVNEVRVGVNMEHVKQLSLRTGTGFTIESLGINGFKVGGPNGRPLNPNEEGFPLLNISGFLGMGDGLASSNLDYSRTFMLADNVTLTRGKHTFLFGADIRKVAGNATTNNTPFGQQSFTGDITGYAPADFILGVPRTSVTPEGVPITAARQWRTAEYFQDNWRLTDKLTLNLGARYEIYAPPVDTNNVTRTLDFSQATPVLTPAPGQRLNNIWSITHHDIAPRVGFAYSATPTTVVRGGYGITYYGGQFDNINILQLNPPTAGSLTITNPTSNPVATIQNPVPAALYPNPPFFNVVTIPADRHRPDAMVQTWNLTVSQQFGRNIVLDSSYVGTKGSDLDTSIHYWNSPTPGPGAIQARRPYPTYARIRILDFTGASNYNSLQEHLEWRVNPRSNVTVSYVWSHMFDNQANSTNAGGCGCQDVRHPHEWAVGTNDQRHNFVMAYVYRLPDFTKNRLAGYGINGWTLNGLVNLASGTPINVTQSNDAQNVDNPWQRPSLVQGVSPYVNNKSVLNGWYNPDAFVSSGYAFGTTPRNYLTGTGVKTVSASVMKNFIMPYAETHSLQVRFEAFNALNTPQFDNPSASWGADDFGQISSTRINNRELQLAVKYLF from the coding sequence ATGCGCAAGTTGGCTATCTATTGTTTCGCCTTTGCTCTGCTTCTCGCTCCGAACTCACCGCTCTTCGCGCAAACCGTCGACACGGCAATCCTCGGCTCTGTCACCGATCCGCAGGGTTCCGTAATCCCCAACGCCACCGTTGTCGTGCACGCCAACGCAACCGGTCAGGAGAAGACCGTTAAAACCTCCGACGATGGGCAATACCGTGTGCAGTACCTCGTCCCCGGCATCTACACCGTCACCGTCAACGCCACGGGCTTCGCTTCGGCAACCCGCTCCGGCATCCAGCTTGCGCTCTCGCAACAAGTGCATCTCGATGTAGCCATGTCGCTCAGCGGCACACAGCAAACCGTCGACGTCAGCGCGACAATGCCTCTGCTGCAAAGTGAGAACGCTTCGCTCGGAACAACCGTCGACACCAATCGCACCGTCAACCTTCCGCTCAACGGACGCAAGTTCAACGACCTCGCCGTACTCACTCCCGGCGTCCGCGTCACCAACCCCGACAATCACTCCTCTTCCACCGACGGCTCGTCCATCGCATCCAACAGCGGCCGCGCCGACTGGGGAGCCGTACAGGTCGATGGCATCGTGATGACCAACACACGCTCCGCGTACGTCAACAACTATCCCTCCGTCGATGCGATCGAAGAGTTCCGCGTGCAGACCGGCAACTTCTCCGCAGAGTACGGCTTCTCCGCCGGCACCAATGTAAACGTACAACTGAAGAGCGGCACCAATCAGCTCCACGGCTCAGCCTTCGAATTCATCCGCAACGACGCCGTGGACGCACGCAACTACTTCGTCACCGCACCCGCCAAAAAGAATGTGCTGAAGCAGAATCAGTTCGGCGCCACACTGGGCGGCCCCATCTATCGCAACAAAACCTTCTTCTTCGGCAGCTATGAAGGCCTGCGCTCCATCGCCGAAGTCCCATCGCTCGCCAACGTGCTCACCGTCGCGCAACGTAACGGCGACTTCTCCAGCTACGACGGCACGCTCACCAATCCATACACCGGCGGCACCTACACCAACAATCAGATTCCCGTAAACGCTGTCTCAAAGAACATCATCGACCAGTACATGCCCTTGCCCAACGGCTCCTTCTCCGGCGGATACAACTACTCCGGTTCAAGCATCGGCAACCAGTCCAATAACCAGTTCATTGGTCGCATCGATCACAAGTTCAGCGACCGCGACTCCCTCTTCATCCACTACATCTACAGCAAGCGCAACTTCCCCAACACCGACGTCAACCGGAACTTCCGCTACACCGGAACCTATCCCATGCACAACGCCGCGCTGCAGTACCTGCACGTCTTCTCGCCAGCGCTCGTCAACGAGGTCCGCGTCGGCGTCAACATGGAGCACGTCAAGCAGCTCAGCCTTCGCACCGGCACCGGCTTCACCATCGAATCGCTCGGCATCAACGGCTTCAAGGTCGGCGGCCCCAACGGACGCCCCCTCAATCCCAACGAAGAAGGCTTCCCCCTGCTCAACATCTCCGGCTTCCTCGGCATGGGCGACGGCCTCGCTTCCTCGAACCTCGACTACAGCCGCACCTTCATGCTCGCCGACAACGTCACGCTCACCAGAGGCAAGCACACCTTCCTCTTCGGAGCCGACATTCGCAAAGTCGCCGGCAACGCCACCACCAACAACACGCCCTTCGGCCAGCAGAGCTTCACCGGCGACATCACCGGCTACGCTCCCGCCGACTTCATCCTCGGCGTACCCCGCACCTCCGTCACTCCCGAAGGCGTACCCATCACAGCCGCGCGGCAGTGGCGCACCGCCGAATACTTCCAGGACAACTGGCGTCTGACCGACAAGCTCACCCTCAACCTCGGCGCGCGCTACGAGATCTACGCGCCTCCCGTCGACACCAACAACGTCACACGCACGCTCGACTTCAGCCAGGCCACCCCGGTCCTTACCCCGGCTCCCGGCCAGCGGCTTAACAATATATGGAGCATCACGCACCACGACATCGCTCCCCGCGTTGGCTTCGCCTACAGTGCCACTCCCACCACCGTCGTGCGCGGCGGCTACGGCATCACCTACTACGGCGGACAATTCGACAACATCAACATCCTGCAGCTCAACCCTCCGACTGCGGGAAGCCTCACCATCACCAACCCCACCAGCAATCCTGTGGCAACCATCCAGAACCCGGTTCCCGCCGCACTCTATCCCAACCCGCCCTTCTTCAACGTCGTAACGATCCCCGCCGACCGCCATCGCCCCGACGCCATGGTGCAGACCTGGAACCTCACCGTCTCGCAGCAGTTCGGACGCAACATCGTCCTTGACTCGTCCTACGTCGGCACCAAGGGCTCCGACCTCGACACCAGCATTCACTACTGGAACTCACCCACCCCCGGCCCCGGCGCAATTCAGGCACGGCGCCCTTATCCCACCTATGCGCGTATCCGCATTCTCGACTTCACCGGCGCATCCAACTACAACTCCCTCCAGGAGCACCTGGAGTGGCGCGTCAATCCACGCTCGAACGTGACCGTGTCCTATGTCTGGTCGCACATGTTCGACAACCAGGCCAACTCCACCAACGCCGGCGGCTGCGGCTGCCAGGACGTCCGTCATCCGCACGAGTGGGCCGTGGGAACCAACGATCAGCGCCACAACTTCGTCATGGCCTACGTCTATCGCCTGCCCGACTTCACCAAAAACCGTCTCGCCGGATACGGCATCAACGGCTGGACGCTCAATGGACTCGTCAATCTGGCAAGCGGCACTCCCATCAACGTCACCCAAAGCAACGATGCTCAGAACGTCGATAATCCCTGGCAGCGCCCCAGCCTCGTGCAGGGTGTCAGCCCATACGTCAACAACAAGTCCGTCCTGAACGGCTGGTACAACCCCGATGCCTTCGTCTCCAGCGGCTACGCCTTCGGAACCACGCCGAGGAACTATCTCACCGGCACCGGTGTGAAGACCGTAAGCGCCTCGGTCATGAAGAACTTCATCATGCCCTATGCCGAAACCCACAGCCTTCAGGTCCGCTTCGAGGCCTTCAATGCGCTCAACACGCCGCAGTTCGACAACCCGTCCGCGTCGTGGGGAGCCGATGACTTCGGCCAGATCTCCTCAACCCGCATCAACAACCGCGAGCTGCAGCTTGCCGTGAAGTACCTCTTCTAA
- a CDS encoding PEP-CTERM sorting domain-containing protein (PEP-CTERM proteins occur, often in large numbers, in the proteomes of bacteria that also encode an exosortase, a predicted intramembrane cysteine proteinase. The presence of a PEP-CTERM domain at a protein's C-terminus predicts cleavage within the sorting domain, followed by covalent anchoring to some some component of the (usually Gram-negative) cell surface. Many PEP-CTERM proteins exhibit an unusual sequence composition that includes large numbers of potential glycosylation sites. Expression of one such protein has been shown restore the ability of a bacterium to form floc, a type of biofilm.), producing the protein MRRSIFALALLLVFATVATGVRLHASTECERWIAEYRNALENSPTVQKANAARHRLHHYVHRKVVALTTSKPKPKARVLPARFMRPKMTREEALHKMELACGEIGLDDPVLGNLPADPAPAFIADRGAEDETPGLGALPARNSLVSQNNPTSYPVSGIPSLPTGPGGGGSVVPPGNPGNGGGPPPPPPPPPPAVTPEPGSFVLLATGALGAAGMLRRRFARN; encoded by the coding sequence ATGCGCCGCTCGATCTTCGCCTTGGCTCTCTTGTTGGTCTTCGCTACCGTTGCGACAGGTGTACGGCTCCACGCCTCGACAGAGTGCGAGCGCTGGATCGCCGAATACCGCAACGCGCTGGAAAACTCTCCCACGGTTCAAAAGGCCAATGCCGCGCGTCACCGGCTGCATCACTATGTCCATCGTAAAGTTGTGGCACTGACCACCAGCAAGCCGAAGCCGAAGGCCCGCGTACTGCCTGCCCGCTTCATGCGTCCGAAGATGACCCGTGAAGAAGCCCTCCACAAGATGGAACTCGCCTGCGGAGAAATCGGACTCGACGATCCAGTCCTCGGAAACCTGCCTGCCGATCCTGCTCCTGCCTTCATTGCCGACCGTGGCGCCGAAGACGAAACCCCCGGCCTGGGTGCTCTGCCAGCCAGGAACTCGCTCGTCTCGCAGAACAACCCCACTAGCTACCCTGTCTCTGGCATTCCTTCGCTTCCGACTGGCCCGGGTGGCGGCGGATCGGTGGTCCCCCCGGGAAATCCGGGGAATGGCGGTGGTCCGCCGCCGCCTCCACCGCCTCCTCCTCCGGCAGTCACGCCGGAGCCGGGAAGCTTCGTGCTCCTGGCCACAGGTGCCCTTGGAGCAGCCGGTATGCTGCGCCGCCGCTTCGCTCGCAACTAA
- a CDS encoding Jag family protein, translating into MEAPEVQKQKVADFLQTLISPGRLNLKFNILACNGQVQPNASESAGAVEPVPASTKKQPSSSSSDSQICVEFTGPDVSLLLARNGELLLAMEHVAAKILRFEHEEHDRISFDANNYKLLRHQELRMAAEAAIERVRRTGQPFAFAPMSSRERRLLHLELAASGLPTASSGEGARRFVVLYPEGEAPPPAPSKDDRAQAIRQRFRRR; encoded by the coding sequence ATGGAAGCCCCGGAAGTACAAAAACAGAAGGTAGCTGACTTCCTGCAGACGCTAATCTCCCCGGGCCGTCTGAACCTGAAGTTCAACATCCTTGCCTGCAACGGCCAAGTGCAACCCAACGCCAGCGAGTCAGCCGGTGCGGTCGAGCCTGTGCCAGCCTCAACGAAAAAACAACCTTCTTCTTCCTCCTCCGATTCGCAGATCTGCGTGGAGTTTACCGGTCCTGATGTTTCGCTGTTGCTGGCGCGCAACGGAGAGCTGCTGCTGGCGATGGAGCATGTCGCTGCGAAGATCCTGCGCTTCGAGCACGAGGAACATGACCGTATCTCCTTCGACGCCAATAATTACAAGCTGCTGCGTCACCAGGAGCTGCGGATGGCTGCTGAAGCTGCCATCGAGCGGGTGCGTCGCACCGGTCAGCCGTTTGCCTTTGCGCCGATGAGCTCGCGCGAGCGCCGGTTGCTGCACCTGGAGCTTGCCGCCTCTGGTTTGCCAACGGCTTCTTCGGGAGAGGGAGCACGGCGATTTGTCGTTCTCTATCCCGAGGGCGAGGCGCCACCCCCAGCGCCGAGCAAGGATGACCGCGCGCAGGCTATCCGCCAGCGTTTCCGCCGCCGCTAA
- a CDS encoding MBL fold metallo-hydrolase yields the protein MKIERFQVPGLAQYSYVVSDGGQAVVIDPIRDTDRYLDYAARMELRIVSIVETHIHADFAAGSTALAQSTGAELALSAYDQNERYRYTMPHRTLHDGDSIVVGSLHLQVLHTPGHTPEHLSFLLFNGASSVHAAMFSGDFIFVGSLGRPDLLGEEAKLSLAHELYRSLHQRIAALPDGLLVYPGHGAGSLCGAGISERTETTLGYERATNPFFRYGEEEFVTKILASVPPMPAYYPRMKELNSIGAPVLSALPGVAAFSAEQVDVLLGSIAGVTLLDLRSPEAFGGAHVRGSINIAAGDNLSLWAGWLLDPKLPIVLIGSEGDEYEARRSLIRVGLDNIAGYLDRGISAWILSGRDFATTTQKTVNEVAALSQANISGDDATLILDVRSDQERSGSSIPGSHHIMLGDLAHLFGRLPRDREIITVCGSGYRSSIAASLLARAGFECVASMSGGMMAWAKRSAK from the coding sequence ATGAAGATCGAGCGGTTTCAAGTTCCGGGCCTTGCGCAGTACTCGTATGTGGTCTCCGATGGCGGGCAGGCCGTCGTGATCGATCCTATCCGCGACACGGATCGCTATCTCGATTACGCGGCGCGCATGGAGCTACGCATCGTCTCCATCGTGGAGACGCATATCCACGCGGACTTCGCTGCTGGCTCTACGGCGCTGGCGCAGTCGACTGGTGCGGAACTGGCATTGAGCGCATACGACCAGAATGAGCGTTATCGCTATACGATGCCGCATCGCACGCTGCATGATGGCGACTCCATCGTTGTTGGCTCGTTGCATCTACAGGTGCTGCACACGCCCGGACACACGCCGGAGCATCTCTCCTTCCTTCTCTTCAACGGCGCATCGTCGGTACACGCGGCCATGTTCAGTGGCGACTTTATTTTTGTCGGTTCGCTCGGCCGCCCTGACCTGCTGGGTGAAGAGGCGAAGCTTTCGCTGGCGCACGAGCTGTATCGCAGTCTTCATCAAAGGATTGCTGCGCTGCCCGATGGTTTGCTGGTCTATCCAGGTCATGGCGCAGGTTCGCTTTGCGGTGCGGGCATCAGCGAGCGTACGGAGACGACGCTGGGTTATGAGCGCGCTACGAATCCGTTCTTTCGTTATGGCGAAGAGGAGTTTGTGACGAAGATTCTCGCCAGCGTTCCTCCCATGCCGGCGTATTACCCGCGCATGAAGGAGTTGAATAGCATTGGCGCTCCGGTGCTTTCTGCGTTGCCGGGCGTCGCGGCGTTTTCTGCCGAGCAGGTGGATGTGCTGCTTGGCAGCATTGCTGGCGTCACACTGCTTGACCTGCGCAGCCCGGAGGCCTTTGGCGGCGCGCATGTGCGCGGCTCGATCAACATCGCGGCAGGCGACAATCTATCGTTGTGGGCTGGCTGGCTGCTCGATCCGAAGCTGCCGATTGTGCTGATCGGCTCGGAGGGCGACGAGTACGAAGCGCGGAGATCCCTGATTCGCGTTGGGCTGGATAACATCGCCGGATATCTCGACCGCGGAATAAGCGCGTGGATTCTGTCAGGACGCGATTTTGCTACTACGACGCAGAAAACCGTGAATGAGGTCGCGGCGCTGTCACAGGCAAATATCAGCGGAGACGACGCGACGTTGATCCTCGACGTGCGGAGCGACCAGGAGCGCAGCGGTTCGAGCATTCCGGGATCGCATCACATCATGCTTGGCGATCTCGCGCATCTGTTCGGCCGGCTGCCGCGCGATCGCGAGATTATTACCGTGTGCGGCAGTGGTTATCGATCGAGCATTGCGGCCAGCCTGCTGGCGCGGGCCGGATTCGAGTGCGTTGCCAGCATGAGCGGCGGAATGATGGCCTGGGCGAAGCGCTCCGCAAAGTAA
- a CDS encoding LysR family transcriptional regulator, whose product MIENFRLRVFRSVARHLSFSRAAEELLLTQPAVTQQIKALEDEFGVPLFDRGGGRIALTAGGQALLPFAEKMREIGDEAIAAVAEANGHHAGTLELGASQTIGQYVLPNLIAEFLKTQPRVHITARSGNTGQMLEALLARQIHLALIEGPEQRKDIRVEPFMVDHMELVVPAGHEWADHEIEPAMLAQQPLLMREFGSGSRRVIEQALTAAGVKPKDLRVSMELDSTEGLLSAVEAGLGVTFVSRWAVRNQLALGTLKLARVRGLKLARRFSMAYPAGPAPAGAVGAFRSFLLARIETTGRRRRGGA is encoded by the coding sequence ATGATTGAAAACTTCCGCCTGCGCGTCTTCCGCTCCGTTGCCCGCCATCTCAGCTTTAGCCGCGCTGCCGAAGAGCTGCTGCTCACACAGCCTGCCGTCACGCAGCAGATCAAAGCGCTGGAAGACGAGTTCGGCGTGCCGCTCTTCGATCGCGGCGGAGGACGCATTGCGCTCACTGCCGGAGGCCAGGCCCTGCTGCCCTTCGCTGAAAAGATGCGCGAGATTGGTGACGAAGCCATCGCTGCTGTCGCCGAGGCCAACGGGCATCACGCTGGCACGCTGGAGCTTGGTGCTTCGCAGACCATCGGCCAGTACGTGCTGCCAAATCTTATCGCCGAATTTCTTAAGACGCAGCCGCGTGTTCACATCACTGCTCGCAGCGGCAATACCGGTCAGATGCTGGAGGCGCTACTGGCGCGGCAGATCCATCTTGCGCTGATCGAAGGCCCGGAGCAGCGCAAGGATATCCGCGTCGAGCCCTTCATGGTCGACCATATGGAACTTGTCGTTCCCGCGGGCCACGAGTGGGCCGATCACGAGATCGAGCCCGCGATGCTTGCCCAGCAACCGCTGCTGATGCGTGAGTTTGGCTCGGGCTCGCGCCGCGTGATCGAGCAGGCGCTGACAGCCGCAGGCGTGAAGCCTAAGGATCTGCGCGTCAGTATGGAACTGGATTCGACCGAAGGCCTGCTCTCTGCAGTTGAGGCTGGTTTAGGCGTCACGTTTGTCTCGCGATGGGCTGTGCGCAATCAGCTTGCGTTGGGTACGCTGAAGCTGGCGCGCGTACGTGGGCTGAAACTCGCACGGCGGTTCTCCATGGCGTATCCTGCAGGCCCTGCGCCTGCGGGTGCCGTCGGTGCATTCCGCAGCTTCCTGCTCGCGCGTATCGAAACCACAGGCCGTCGTCGCCGCGGTGGAGCTTAG